A region from the Vicia villosa cultivar HV-30 ecotype Madison, WI linkage group LG3, Vvil1.0, whole genome shotgun sequence genome encodes:
- the LOC131660998 gene encoding CBS domain-containing protein CBSCBSPB1 produces the protein MASRRSSTSSRRVSESGAARKSISSLRPIGLTGERTVKSLRLSRALTVPETTTIYEACRRMAARRVDALLLTDSNGLLCGILTAKDISTKVVAQEVNPEETPVSKVMTRNPSFVLSETLAVEALQKMVQGKFRHLPVVENGEVLALLDITKCLYDAIARMERAAEKGKAIAAAVEGVEKHWGSTNSDSNSSFIEALREQIFKPSLSTIFPENSKMVKVAPTDSVLMTTKKMVELHASCAVVTIDGKPQGIVTSKDILMRVIAQNLPPSSTPVEKVMTPNPECTVIDTPIVDALHIMHDGKFLHLPVVNKDGHVVAVVDVIHVTHAAVATVSQVGNNEVGTSLMHRFWDSAMALSPNDDDDETRSENSFKIGSDGGETGRSIPYSPASMPYTFSFKVQDKKGRMHRFTCDTRSMTEVISSILQRLGTDIDPNNLPQILYEDEDHDKVVLATDSDLAAAVDHARTTGLKGLKLYLDYEGVDGKRKGSHSGSLDHAYSDAWASAYSGAAAGAALVAGLGLLTYLKRA, from the exons ATGGCGAGTCGAAGGAGTAGTACGTCTTCCCGGAGAGTATCCGAGTCTGGAGCAGCTCGAAAATCGATTTCGTCTTTGCGTCCTAT CGGGTTAACAGGGGAGCGGACAGTGAAATCACTGCGACTTTCAAGGGCCTTGACAGTACCCGAAACAACAACTATATATGAAGCTTGTCGTCGGATGGCTGCCCGTAGGGTGGATGCTCTACTACTAACCGACTCTAATGGTTTGCTTTGTGGAATCCTCACAGCCAAG GATATATCAACAAAAGTTGTTGCCCAAGAGGTTAATCCTGAAGAGACACCTGTTTCCAAGGTTATGACAAGGAATCCGTCATTTGTCCTTTCTGAAACTCTTGCGGTGGAAGCCCTCCAAAAGATGGTGCAAG GGAAATTTAGGCATCTACCTGTGGTGGAGAATGGAGAAGTTTTGGCTTTACTCGATATCACAAAGTGTTTGTATGATGCCATAGCACGAATGGAGAGGGCTGCTGAGAAAGGTAAAGCAATTGCAGCAGCTGTTGAAGGAGTTGAAAAACATTGGGGATCAACTAATTCTG ACTCTAATTCATCATTCATTGAGGCTCTTCGGGAACAGATATTCAAACCATCATTGTCCACAATCTTTCCTGAGAATTCAAA GATGGTAAAAGTTGCACCAACAGACTCAGTTTTGATGACAACAAAGAAGATGGTTGAGCTTCATGCAAGTTGTGCTGTTGTGACTATTGATGGCAAGCCCCAAGGCATCGTTAC TTCAAAGGATATCTTGATGCGGGTAATTGCACAAAATCTTCCACCATCATCGACTCCTGTTGAGAAg GTTATGACTCCAAATCCAGAATGCACAGTAATTGATACACCAATTGTCGATGCACTTCATATTATGCATGATGGAAAATTTTTACATCTTCCAGTGGTTAATAAAG ATGGACATGTTGTTGCTGTGGTTGATGTGATTCATGTGACTCATGCTGCTGTGGCTACAGTTAGTCAG GTCGGAAACAACGAAGTTGGCACCTCCCTGATGCACAGATTTTGGGATTCAGCAATGGCCTTATCTCCAAATGACGATGATGACGAAACACGGAG TGAGAACTCCTTCAAAATAGGTTCTGATGGAGGAGAGACAGGGAGATCGATTCCTTATTCTCCTGCAAGCATGCCCTATACATTTTCCTTCAAAGTACAAGATAAGAAGGGCAGAATGCATAGATTCACATGTG ATACCCGGAGCATGACGGAGGTTATATCTTCAATCCTTCAGAGACTTGGTACTGATATTGACCCTAACAATCTGCCCCAAATTCTG tatgAAGATGAAGATCACGATAAAGTTGTGTTGGCTACAGACAGTGATCTTGCCGCAGCTGTGGACCATGCAAGGACAACTGGTTTGAAG GGATTGAAATTGTATTTAGACTACGAAGGAGTTGATGGTAAAAGGAAAGGTTCACATTCAGGAAGTTTAGACCATGCATATTCAGATGCATGGGCCTCAGCGTATAGTGGTGCTGCTGCTGGAGCTGCTCTCGTTGCTGGTTTAGGCCTGTTAACATACTTGAAGCGGGCATGA